DNA sequence from the Candoia aspera isolate rCanAsp1 chromosome 10, rCanAsp1.hap2, whole genome shotgun sequence genome:
taattaattagtttagttgtgatatttatttccaaatccCCAAAGCTGCTTAGAGTCATAAAATGGGgcagcatatatttttaaaaatatatatatataataaataaatacaaatctgaAGCTTTTCTGCACAGTCAAGGGGTCAGATTCCCATTTTCCCTTGTAGGAGCAGGCCTGAAAAGGTGGTTGCGGGAGATGTCCTTGATTGGAAACTAAAGAACCCCTAGGACAGCATATAATCTCAGCTCCCATCTCTCAgattttcttcttcctgctgtCTTAATTCTtcagcaaacagcttcctcccCCAGTCTGTTTTCCTGGTCTCTGGCACCTCGAGGATCAATGTTTGGCAGTCAGGGAAGCTCTCTTGTTACCACAGTCTGCACCAGAGAGCAGCAACGGACAGGGTGGCTCAAATAAATCGAGGCGCGATTTCATACAGGGACCCAGGTGTCCCCGTTTTCAGTAGCCGTCTGTTCTCCTCCTCCAGCTGGGAGTAGCGGTTCTGGAGGCTCTGGTTGGCAGTCATCAGCCGGTCCCGTTCCTGCAAGTCAGAGCAAGCTGTTTAGACAAGGACCGGTGGCGGCTTGGCACCTGGGAATGAGGGGCTGAAATGCATGCGTCTGCCAAGCCCCAGGGTAATTCCACACATCTCAGACCAAAGGGGGACAGGCTAGTGCGTCACAGGGCAAGAAGAAGCCGCTTCAGCAAATCTGCCAGCTGCTCTGCAACCTCACTGGATTCTGTGTGAGGCTTGAAAGGGAGGGTGTGTTCCCCACCCCTGCAGAAACTTGGAGTTGTCTCTTGGATTCTTCATTTGGTGGAACAAGACTtaaactggtgtttctcaaccttagtgactttaaggtgtgtggtcttcaactcccagaattccccagccagccatgctgggagttgaagtccacacaccttaaagtggccacggttgagaaacactgccttagacagaCTGTGGCTATCACAGAAAACCCCTCTTCCCCGCCCCACTGGACTTTGCCAGGAAAGCCTAACCAgcaactgagaaaagcagaggGTGTTCTGGCCACATTCCCACAGCCTCTGCTCACTGGGCTTAACAGCTGTAAGCCCAAGCTCCAGGGTGGAAAAGCGGCGTCTTGTCTGTCCGCCACACCCCGGATCTAATTCCGGCCTTTGGAGGGCAGGGCTGTGATTGAAAACGGGGCGAGGCTGGGATGGGATGAGCGTTCTCTCCGGCGGCGGCGCTTTCCCATCAGTCGGATTCTGAACGGCAGATCTCCCGCGTCAGTTGCCTCTGCTTTGCTCCCAAAAGGCTGCCCCCCCCCAACTCGGTTGCACAGACATTTCCCCTGTAAACATCCTCACCTTTTCCAGCTCCTTCACCAGTTCCAGGAGCTGCTTCCGATTcttgccgccgccgcccccctgCTGCTCCTGCGGCTCCTCAGCCCCGGGGCCGCCCCCCTCCGTTTGGGTGCAGGCATGTTTCACCAGCCGGCTGCCCGGGCTGCTTGACAGCGAGACCACAGGGCTCTTGCCCTGCTCCCACCCCGGTGGGAAGAGAAACATTTCTTCCTCTGAGCCTGCAGCGTGAAAGAGGCCAGGTTAGAAACAGCAGTTGCACGGAGGTAATCCAGACGGCAGGTGTGGGGAGCTGCCCTTGGGGTGAGCATCGCACCTTTGGCCAGTTGGTCTGAGCGGCCTCTCTGGTGGGTGGACCCCTCCGGGGGGTTGATGCCGCCCCATCTTCAAGTTGTGCTACAGAACTTGGTGTGGGGTACTATATGGTGCACGTAAGAatcagcacaggtagtccttgacttacgaccattcacttagcgaccgtttgaagttatgacagtgctggaaaaggtGACTTGCAGCCGGTCCTCGTGCTTACATCTGTCAGAGTGtccttgcggtcacatgatcagaattggggtgcttggcaactggcatgtatttatggtgGTTGCaatgtcctggggtcacgtgatcgccatttgcaaccttcccagccagcgtctaatgagcaaagtcagtggggaagggcggctttgcttaatgaccatgcggTTCACCTAAcgaccgtggtgatttgcttaacggccatggcgaaaaaggtcataaaatcaggcgtgactcacttaacaactgccttgcttagtgacacgagttctggtcctgattgtggtcgcaagttgaggactacctgtatttctccaATAGCCACATTCACACCCCACCGAGATACTTGCACAAAGATTTTGGGAAATTTGGAGAATACTAGGGCATACCTAGTTGCAAGTGGGAAGTGAGTATCCATGGGCAGGGCTGCTGTTTAATGTATAGGAAGGGTTGGCCTACTGACCTgccttttctctttgttcattAGCATGAGACTCCTTTGCTGTTACGTCAGCTTCACTTAAAAGCCTCTGGGCCAAATTTCTTTCTCCAAGATAATGCCCTCCAGGTGGTCCGAATTCTAACTCATCGCCCTTGGCCAACTGCCACTGGTTGGCACTGACAGGAACTAAAggctcaaatatctgaaaggcccCCTCTTGGGAAATTCCTAGGGGAAAGGCTTTCGTGTTGAGCGTCAGCATTTGCTGTCTCTCTGGCTTTGGATCAGTGCTTTTATTTTGGATCAGTTTTGCCGGTTTTTGATGGATGTCCTCTTTTTAAAGCCAGTGATTGACTCTCCTGTGTCCTAAGCTGCACCGACGGCCACGTACCTGAGCTGGGGTGGTGAGTTGTCAATAGCGTGGCTGTGCGAGGCATGctgtcagaggaggaggaagaagggaagcgGTGGCTTTGACACTCCACCTCCACCTGGTTCTTGCAGTGCTTGTGACAGATCATGCCGCAGTCTAGAGGGGAAACAAACGAGGGCATCACATCAAAGGGATAGGAAGGCGAATTCTCACCCCAACCAGTCCTACTCCCAGCCTTCTCCTGCCtggcactacaactcccatagGGCTGGGCCGAGGCACTTTTATTGCTTAAGCGTTAAGGTACTGCCTGAATACACAgggttttttgtgtttgtttttttgaagcAGGAAAGTGATTAAGGGGCCACACTCCAAAAAGGAGCAGATGAGATCAGGACAACAATTTTAATTTCCTTGTGTTATagtgaatgaaaatgaatgttaGTTGTCATTAGTATTATTCTCCAGCTTGCTTTTAAAATTACCGTTTGCTAAACGGAGGTCAGATTTCCAATGAGACTCAGGTTGAATACCGGTGATGTGTCCCTTTTCATTAAAAATCCTAAAAGGGGCTTACAGTACAAACACTCCCAATGACAATAAATATGACTTGGGGGGGCGTGTCTTCAAGTCCGTGTttattcctggcgactgcctggagaagtccctgcagttttcttggcaagatttcgaaagtggtttgcccttgcctgcttccttgggctgacagagagggactggcccaaggcaggactagaactcatggcctcctggtttctagcttggtgcctcaaccactgcacccaactggctctcataaatatgataataaaatgcattcattttataGATGACAATATTAGATGACAATAGCGCCcatagtccctcttttgggggagatgggcagtaattaaatttgatagatagatagataataaatatTACACACGGACAAGAACCAGCCCCTGGCACTGATGCAAAACATTGCCGTTGCAGAGAGAGACTATTTAACCCAACATCAGTTACTGCAAGGCGCTTGGGTGACAAGTATTGCAGAGGGCCGGTTGAAGACCCAACTGCAGATGCCCCGATTCTGATGGAGAAAAGCAGTTGTGCTGCCCTAAAGAGCCCAGAAGAGGGAGCACTTACCCCTGCATCTGTATCCCTGCTTGGACACTCCCCAGAGCTACatcagaaggagagaaagaagaaggggtTAGTGCAGGTGGCAAGAACCCCTTGATACCAGATCTGGGGGGCGGAAATGGCTCCATGAGCATCACCAGCAACTTCTTGTACTaataggtattttattttatttttgttcaatttCCTTGTCCATTTCACTTCATagatttatatcagtgtttccaaccttggccgcttttagatgggtggacttcagctcccagaattccccagccagtaaccCTGTGTAAGGCAGGCCCCAAATTAGAATGAGCTACAAAAAGGAGGGCGAGGCGAAGAAAGTCTGAACTGGCTGCCAAAACAATTATTGATGGGGGACTGATGGTTGGGAACAGGTGGGCCCCCCCAAAAGGAGATGCCCCTCTTCCTTGAAGGTCCTCCCAGAAACTTAACTTGGTGAAGGCGCCCAAAGAGATATACATATACTGGGCAGACGGATAATGGGGAAAAACATCCTTGAAGATACTCTGGCCTCAAACCATTCTTCTAAAAAGTAGCATGTTTCTAGTCCTGAGGGAGGACCTAGAGGGCTGAGGGACTAGTGGGGCTGATAGTTCTGGAGATGACAGAGTCTAGCTGCAGACTTTCCCTACCACCACTACTGGTTCTAGGGCACGGTTGCTAACCCTGGGCGATCTCTGGTACTACATTTCTGGCGGTCAGTTCTGCCAGTGCAAAAGTCTGGGGATGGGGGGAAAGCGAATAAACTCACAAAGCCACTGCAGTGGTCACAGAAGGTGGGCTTCTTGAAGGTAGCCTCCTGGAAGTCATGCAGGAAAGCGAGGCCCAGTTTGGAGAAGATGGCACAGGCCCGCATGAAGTACCCTGAGAGGTCATCAcgactccaggtcccttccctgtgATAGAGACAAGTAGCTGGGGTTGCGCGTGTCCGACTATGGACCAGGTTTAACTAAACAATTATGTCCACAAAACATGTTTTGAGCACATGAGCACTTTGCATGATAGCCTACTTCACATAACATGTTCCAGAACAGAGTGAAGGATGAACAACCCAACTCTACTTTAGGCTACCCTAGTGTGTTACGCCAAGCTAGCCTAGCTCATTTAGAATCCTGGTCTCCAGCTTCTTTCTGAACTAATCTGGCCACCAAGGAAACACCTCCAGGGGTGACGCAATGTTCTTCTTCCTTGCTGGGACATGGCCATGCTACGCAGGAGTTCTGGAAACTCTCTCCTGCCTCATATCTAGAAAGGGGAAGGCTGGTAGAGGTTGCTGGGAAGGATCCAATCCATTTGAATCagtgtttttcgaacttggccactttaagatgtgtggacttcaactagctgggaaattctgggggtcgaagtccacacatcttaaagtggccaagttcgAAAAACAGTGATCTGAATGGAGTACCACATAGGCCTCTTGGATATAGCTGGTTGCTACCACCCTGAGTTGTATGTTTCAGAAGACCAAGGGTTATTTTCTGTCTGGCATTCATAAGCCGCTAGAAGCCACTGCTGCCACGTACTTGGTGCCTACGCCCACTAATTCTTACCCTGCACTCCTGTTCTTGCAAAGGGTCTTTCCCCACTTGCAACATTTTTTgattttgcaaaatgtattttctaCCCCAAACACAGGCGCTAGCCTCTGGTTTGCCCCCATGTCCCCGTGATGCTGCGGTCACCTCTTCCCGCTGAGTAAGAGAGGGTTAGGCCGTCCTTAGCAAGCCCGGTGTGAAAGTCATCCCCTTATTCCAACACTATCGGGATGGGTACACTTTGCCGTGCTTGGTTATCTGTTACTTGGGAGGGAAGTCTGGGGGCTGGTGTGGCTGGAAGCAGAAGCAAGAAGCAGGCAAGAGAGTGGCTGAGGGACAAGCCCATTTTCTGCTGgtctagttttctgctgactcatcTCAGCAGCCAGGAAATGCCCAAAGCTGTGGCTGGCACGCAGAGTCTGGAGTTCTCTGACTTCTCCTGTTGACGCAAAATGTGCTGTTCCTGCAGTCTGCTGGGCAGCTTTGGAAGGAGAGGGCTGAGGATCAACAGGCATTCCCACCTTGCCTGAATGAATTCATAGGAGATCCAGCCAGGCCATGAATTTCTTCTAGCCCATGAGATGCCTTAGGTTTCTGCTTTACAACAACCTGGTGGTGTCTCCTTCCCACGCAACCCCTGTGCTTACCGCTCTCTTTCCAGCCCatagaaggagaaggggaaattcATCGAGATGGTCTCAAAATCTTCCTGAGAGATGTAGCCCCGCTGTTCAGGATCATAATTCTTGAACACAGACTGGTGGAAAAAGAGAGAAGCGAAGAAAAAAAGTCACAGAGATGGAaaggtctacaggtagtcctcacttgacgaccacaattgggaccggaatttcagttgctaagcaaagcagtcattaagcaaatccaacccagttttaccaccttttttgcagcagtgtTAAaagaatcactgcaggcgttaagcgaaccatgtggtcattaagcaatgggctccccattgattttgcttgctagaacccagccgggaaggttgaaaatggcgataaCATGAAcatggaatgctgcaatggtcataaatgaggactggttgccaagcacccaaatcgtgatcatgaaACAGTGggagatgctgcaacggtcataagtgtgaggaccagttataacttggttttttcagcaccattgtaagtctgaactgtcactaaatgaatggttgctaagtgagaactacctgcacTGAGGAATTTAGTGACGGTtggatacctttaaaaaaaaaaatgcaaaagtaaattaaaaacatacagaaatcaaataatatatgtgTATAAATCCaagcagtaaaataataaaaagcaataaaaagcaataaaacagtaaCTGACATCGGAAAACgtaagaggaaagggaagagttATACACGGAAAGTCAAGGATGGAAAGATCCCTGTGGATTTGGACGCCTGAGGAATTCAAAATTCCCTGTTCCTTTGCTAGACAAGGCCCAGGGGCATTCCCTCCACTGCAGCTGCTGAGCTCAAAGTACCATCCATCTGAAGTATTCATAAAGATGAGATAGTTTTCACTCACAGAAGATCGCTCTGCTTCCTAGAAACTGCATGTTCCTTATGCAAGGAAAGTGTGCCCTTCAGCTGCAACCAATTCCCGGTGAGCACGTTAAAAGTGAAAAGCTGTCATGAGTCTATAAGGTGATTGAGGTAAGCATTTTACTCTCAACGGGCCCTGTTTCTGCTTTGACCACGTCCTCTTTTCCTAACCTAAGACCTACATGAGGCTCTCAATTCCCTCTACCCCTCCGCGCACGATGGGGTTCCTGCGTTTTATGCCATCTCACCATGCCATCATCCCAAAGTCCCCCACGCAAAGCAGTATTTGCACTGCAAGGAAAGTTCCTTATTTCCCTCGCAGTGATTTCCAAAAGAGctgcatctcttaaaatacaaataacGGCTATGCCGTAGtatcagagagaaaaagagttcAATTCTCCATCCATAATCCTGAGGCTCCTGTTCAAGTAACCCCAAAACATCCATGCTAGTTATAATTGCATTTGTGCCAATCTGTTATGTTTAAATATGAGCACCTAAAATCATCATCGTTAATGTGaccctttaaggcagtgtttctcaaccttggccacttgaagatgtgtggacttcaactcccagaattccccagccagctttgaattctgggaattctgggggttggagtccacacatcttcaagttgccaaggttgagaaacactgccttaaaagcAACGTGGTGCCCAAAAGACTATGGATTCTAGCAATATGGAATAATCGGTAGCAGGGTCATCATGCTGGGGCCCTATTCCCTATGTGGACCCCTGCCCACAAACTGGTTAGGCATGGCAGTGGTGTTGCATTCCCCCTCTCTCTGTTATTCCCTCCACCAGCCACGCACAACCTTATTTTCAGCAGCAAGTTTTATTGTAGAAAAGGATGTGGTTGGAGTGGCCGGATCTGAGCCTCTTCCTTTACAGAAAAGGAGGGGTGCTGGGTGGAAAGGGGAGGAGAAAAGCGGGAACTGGACTTTGCGGAGGGGGGCACTTACTGGGGTCATAGCACAGCAAAACCTGATTGCTAATGCGCCACAATAATTCCCCCCAGCTCCCCAAATTACGAAAGGTCAGGCAACTGGTAGTTTGATAAGATAGGACACTGAAGATCCTATTTGCTGGCAGGCATAGTCCTCAGACAGAAGAGCTATCTTGAGTGATGCAACAGAAGATACCAGCATTCAGTATATGCTCCAGAGCTGGTTTTGTCAACCAACTTGATGCTTTCCAGCTGTATTGatgctccaactcccagaattccctttcaAGAGGAGCCGGAGGCCTCAGGATGCTTGGAGCTATAGCCCCAGTGCATCTGGAGGGCTCCCAGTTGGTTAAACAAGACTGCTGTAGAGCAGAACATCTGGTTTAGGGCTGAGGAGACcacagttgctggctggggaattctgggagttgaagtccacccatcttaaagttgatgagcttgagaaacgctgctctaactCCACTAGAGAAACTAAGTTTGGGGAAGCCTGAGCCAAAGGACATCAAGGTGCGTAACAACAAACCAGCATTCAAGGAACAAACGAGCATTCAAGAACACGGCACAAGGTGGGCCGGCGGTGACCTCTTTTCTCCACAGGCGTTGCTTTGGTGGTCCTACCTACCTCCACCATCTGCTGGACGTGCCTCTTGACGGCGAGACGGTCCGGCTTTGGGGCTACTCTAGGCGACCACTCCACGACCATGGGGGGCTTGAACTGGGTGGACGGCTGTGAAGGGGAAAGGGGAACAGAGAGCTCTAAGAAACAGGACTGCAGGGGAGACCTGCTCCTTCCTCACACCTCCGTCCTCCTCTTACCAGCAACTTGAGGCAGCGAGGTTCACGAGAGTAGGAAAGGGCATAGATTTCCTCTTCTGAGTAGTAGAGGTCTAGGGAGAGCTGGAAGGCAAGAAGGTGTTTTAGGGAAAGAAAACacagcctagaccagtgtttctcaaccttggcagcttgaagatgggtggactcccagaattccccagccagcatgggagttgaagtccacccatcttcaagctgccaaggttgagaaacgctgccctaggcCCCCAAAATCCTATGAGCGTTGGCCAAGAACCACTGTTACCCTGATGCCTTCATGCAGCTGGTGCACATCTGGCTACTTCAAGGTGTTTTGATGGCCAAAGCAAAGGCCAAGTAGCACCGCTCCTTTTGCCCCATCCTTACTGAAGCAAGCTGCTACTGAACCTCAGGAGAGAATGGGGCAGCCTCCCTGATTGGATCAGGGCCCCAAGGCCAACTTTGCCACAGGGGTGGCTCTAATCCACCCCTAATCTTTCTCCTATGTCCTGTCACCACCTCCCATCCTGGACAGGTTCCTCCTTCAGCCTCCTGCATGCCTGTCCCCATTACAACACCACAGTCTGTTCTCCCGCCTTGTGATACTGCAGTCTGTGCCATCTTCACCTATGCATTTAAAACTCCCACCCTTCCTAGTCCACCCAGCAAAGAGTTGGCTGGGAAGGATGGGAGTTGTAGGCCAACgggtctggagggcaccagactcCAGTCTGGGGCTTGCAGAGATACCCTGTGTGGCAAGGCCAGGACCTGTAGTCATGCCTTCACCCTGCTTTGGTTGCTAAGTAACACCTGCGTCACTGTGCTCCGTGGCCCTGCCCACACTGGCTGCTGCTAGGCAACCAGGCGTCTGGGTTGCCACACACAGGAACATAACCCTCTTTTCGGCTCCCGAGCCACTGACGGCTCCATATTTCTGTAGCAAGAGAGTCAATAGATAACCCAGACTTTTGGGTGACTGAGTCAACCCGCTAGGCCGGGCAGAGCACGCCGGCCCTCTTTTCCTGCAGGCGGGCGGTTGCTAGGCAACCCGGCAGCTCTTGTAGACTTTCCTTCTCTTGAAGATGTTGCTAAGCAACACCACAGGATGGAGGCCTGCAGAAGAGGAGATTTTTGCCTGTTGTCAGGCCAGACGTCCCAGCAAAAGGCAGCATTTGAGGCCTGACTGCCCCCTGCACCTCCCCATCAGAGGCTatgaccacccagagtcactgggagttgggcagcctataaattgaaataataataataataataataataataataataatatgggcCACCCTGTTCTGGTGGGAACTTCTGCTCCTGTTGAAGGCGAAGCCCCACGTATTCTCCAAACATGGGGCTGAATTAACGAAACTTGACTCCAGTTCATTTCCTTTAAATGCAGCCGTGAGGGCTTCCTTGGCCCCGTTCAACATTTCCTCCTGGGCACGCACGTGGGCCTGCCCATCAACCCTCCCATGGTCTCCACAGGTCCTCCAAGAATCTTTCTTACGGTCAGCAGATGCACCAGGTCCTTGTTGGCTTTGAAGGGGGGCTGAGCCCGCTGCCGCAACCGGAATTCCCACACTGGCTCGTAGAGGCTCTGCAGCTTGCTCAGGTTGAGCCGTCCACCCTCTACGCGGTCTGGGAGGGCCTCGTGCAATGTCACCAGGTCCTTGAGGTGGACGCCCACAATGGGGATCTTGAAGCCCTCACAGTCGTCATAGGCCCGACGATAAGCCCCGTAGTTTCCACTCGACGAGAGCAGTTCGGTCATCTCAGCAAGCACCTGCatgaagtccagaagagaagggaaaaatccCATTTTACCCCCAAGCATCACACCCCTTCTAAAGAGTCACTTTCAAAACAGATTCAT
Encoded proteins:
- the RASGRP4 gene encoding RAS guanyl-releasing protein 4, with product MIRRESKRRSRTDAAGGMDSSTLPGASKTYRRKSRRRMTCPSPREINQALACITLGELNRSCTLDELIEKCLRSFDVDGKLCTSDFMVNMTLTVHSWVVPSAELARRLLTLYQESSQDKNTARQLRICHFVRYWLVNYPEAFHLDPHLEEVITEVLEVVRSQGPEGHSNLLDASSMVIHTWNRSLSCQSSPGCGKKRKVSLLFDHLDTGELANHLSYLEFKAFCRLSYLDFQNYVLRGSVHGISALERAITLFNSISQWVQVMILKRPTPQQRAEVFTKFIHVTQKLRQLQNFNTLMAIVGGLCHSTIARLKETHALLPSEVAKVLAEMTELLSSSGNYGAYRRAYDDCEGFKIPIVGVHLKDLVTLHEALPDRVEGGRLNLSKLQSLYEPVWEFRLRQRAQPPFKANKDLVHLLTLSLDLYYSEEEIYALSYSREPRCLKLLPSTQFKPPMVVEWSPRVAPKPDRLAVKRHVQQMVESVFKNYDPEQRGYISQEDFETISMNFPFSFYGLEREREGTWSRDDLSGYFMRACAIFSKLGLAFLHDFQEATFKKPTFCDHCSGFLWGVSKQGYRCRDCGMICHKHCKNQVEVECQSHRFPSSSSSDSMPRTATLLTTHHPSSGSEEEMFLFPPGWEQGKSPVVSLSSSPGSRLVKHACTQTEGGGPGAEEPQEQQGGGGGKNRKQLLELVKELEKERDRLMTANQSLQNRYSQLEEENRRLLKTGTPGSLYEIAPRFI